One window of the Leptotrichia massiliensis genome contains the following:
- a CDS encoding DUF2278 family protein: MEKYVMFRGKVIDKWYDFDKRAHYHIVVMDDEGKRFDLAVNIGSIYEKMNEIVSSNLKVYYDESYNCRKRIVRKMLLQKDGITECHKDLYLDYIRMKLFPHEKMVQMKGFDVTSIYLTGIIEKNVVQAMNNDDYEVIAFGRLYANGKGLHDIHMNQGSVDKFRKNDASYSDGGLFFRNRRDNKIKAVFIAFITQSLNMPKSV, translated from the coding sequence ATGGAAAAATATGTGATGTTTCGAGGAAAAGTTATAGATAAATGGTACGACTTTGATAAAAGGGCACATTATCATATTGTAGTGATGGATGATGAGGGGAAAAGATTTGATTTGGCGGTTAATATTGGGAGTATTTATGAGAAGATGAATGAAATTGTTTCTTCCAATTTGAAGGTTTATTATGATGAGAGTTATAATTGCCGAAAGAGGATTGTCCGTAAAATGCTGTTGCAAAAAGATGGTATTACAGAATGTCACAAGGATTTATATCTGGATTATATTAGAATGAAACTTTTTCCACACGAAAAAATGGTACAGATGAAGGGGTTTGATGTAACAAGTATTTATTTAACTGGAATTATCGAGAAGAATGTTGTGCAGGCTATGAATAATGATGATTATGAGGTAATTGCGTTTGGAAGGCTTTATGCGAATGGGAAAGGTTTGCACGATATTCATATGAATCAGGGAAGTGTGGATAAATTTAGGAAAAATGATGCGTCGTATTCTGATGGAGGGCTGTTTTTTAGAAATAGAAGAGATAATAAGATTAAAGCTGTATTTATTGCATTTATTACTCAAAGTTTGAATATGCCTAAAAGTGTTTAG
- a CDS encoding DUF4240 domain-containing protein has product MSIRNFATKLKMKREEFWKYISISHKKAKNNNEFVDYLIDILSKKTDEEIFDFEIITFELMRESYNEKLWCASYLVNGDTASWSFDFFRLWLISQGEKIYYSIIKNQDNLSKYINISFEAKFMTNYFENENFAFIPAYAFSRKNCSHNILKKESYKINNRTIFQDDFIDDYNKRLNTYKRKIGYINKKYPKIIFHWCAQFPNSMKEVCPTLFKKMYF; this is encoded by the coding sequence ATGTCTATAAGAAATTTTGCTACAAAACTTAAAATGAAACGTGAAGAGTTTTGGAAATACATTTCCATATCTCATAAAAAAGCTAAAAATAACAATGAGTTTGTAGATTATTTAATAGATATTCTGTCAAAAAAAACAGATGAGGAAATTTTTGATTTTGAAATAATTACATTTGAATTAATGCGTGAAAGTTATAATGAAAAGTTGTGGTGTGCCTCGTATCTTGTAAACGGCGACACAGCGAGCTGGAGTTTTGATTTTTTCAGGCTATGGTTGATTTCGCAGGGGGAAAAAATATATTATTCGATTATAAAAAATCAGGATAATTTATCAAAATACATAAACATATCTTTTGAAGCTAAATTTATGACAAATTATTTTGAAAATGAAAACTTTGCTTTTATCCCAGCCTATGCCTTCTCTAGAAAAAACTGCTCACACAATATTTTAAAAAAGGAAAGTTACAAAATTAATAACAGAACTATTTTTCAAGATGATTTTATCGATGATTATAATAAAAGATTGAATACTTATAAGAGAAAAATAGGATATATTAATAAAAAATATCCAAAAATAATATTTCACTGGTGTGCACAATTTCCAAACAGCATGAAAGAAGTGTGTCCAACATTATTTAAAAAAATGTACTTTTAA